In the Astatotilapia calliptera chromosome 5, fAstCal1.2, whole genome shotgun sequence genome, one interval contains:
- the LOC113022338 gene encoding alpha-1,3-galactosyltransferase 2-like isoform X3, translated as MEKCSLENGKLSTLDNSVDVSLDFWSRTDVQTCTTWKAPILWEGMFDPKVYDQNHKKEGSSVALTVFAVGRYLDEYLETFLNSSEHHFMVGLPVSYYVFTDMPEKVLHIHLGPQRTLKMIKVQRHSRWQDISMMRMKAISDVIESDIRHHSTHVFCFDVDQVFTGRFGSEALGDSVALLHAYYYHLPKIFYTYDRNPKSKAYMENGDFYYHAAVFGGSWKSVKSLAEGCYQNIMEDKQNNVEALWHDESHLNKYLWLHKPSRVLSPEYCWDTHIGYRSDIQVTRLLWAPKQYDKLRTP; from the exons GTCTCGAACTGACGTTCAAACATGCACAACTTGGAAAGCTCCTATTCTCTGGGAGGGGATGTTTGACCCTAAAGTTTACGACCAGAACCACAAGAAGGAAGGATCCTCTGTTGCTCTAACAGTGTTTGCTGTGGGAAG GTACTTGGACGAATACCTCGAGACCTTTCTGAACTCCTCAGAACATCACTTTATGGTGGGTTTGCCTGTGTCCTACTACGTATTTACCGACATGCCAGAGAAGGTCCTGCACATCCATCTCGGTCCTCAGCGAACCTTGAAAATGATCAAAGTGCAACGGCACTCAAGATGGCAGGACATTTCGATGATGCGAATGAAGGCAATATCAGATGTCATAGAGTCTGATATTCGCCACCACTCCACGCATGTCTTCTGCTTCGATGTAGATCAGGTGTTCACTGGGAGATTTGGCTCAGAGGCTCTGGGAGACTCTGTGGCTCTGCTCCACGCCTACTACTACCACCTTCCAAAGATTTTCTATACTTATGACCGAAACCCGAAATCCAAGGCTTACATGGAAAACGGGGATTTCTACTATCATGCTGCTGTCTTTGGAGGCTCATGGAAAAGCGTAAAATCTCTGGCTGAGGGCTGCTACCAAAACATCATGGAGGATAAACAAAATAATGTGGAGGCTTTGTGGCACGATGAAAGTCACCTAAACAAATACCTGTGGCTGCACAAACCTAGCAGGGTGCTTTCTCCAGAGTACTGCTGGGATACCCACATCGGTTACAGGAGTGACATTCAAGTCACTCGACTGCTATGGGCACCAAAACAATATGATAAACTGCGCACACCTTAG